The following are encoded in a window of Carya illinoinensis cultivar Pawnee chromosome 15, C.illinoinensisPawnee_v1, whole genome shotgun sequence genomic DNA:
- the LOC122296760 gene encoding uncharacterized protein LOC122296760, with translation MQERQSVEEPTGISNRARLEVLEDHTNKITSILDGVTNNLAELRVAMETSNKDNQRAMENIRRETNTTLERLERRLAENRPGTPPHGGDAYAEGLEASVTESMHASPRQGWRHGGRVENRQGYHERWIPNAAFEREDPLAGYRARSPSVHHEHQEFEHEQGYEEPYQHEQPGPWRRQHGRGYHGPQFERDDYEDRRGNRYQDWGPRRPKVDFPKYSGGDPYEWLDKVHHYFLTYDIPRHERVSIACFYLEGKAGKWWRWIRDQYDKDHMRLGWTAFEKELLSQFGPSPVVNHHGQLAKLRQEGKVQHYIEEFRQLQIMVRGWSEEALIGTFIDGLRPWLAKEIKLRQPTRLPEVMKMAEILEESHSSERRPTKDMGSKSFKTVQTKVSWKGRDTSATTSKPRPEIKKLSSEEVQERIKKGLCFKCGDKWSPGHKCKAAQALFMFEDESSDDESESSQEEPSQEEETEETESGGTPEEAELSLNAMAGISKPTSMRLMAWVGKHEVTLLVDSGSTHNFINSSIVGKVGLKPSPIPPFEVKVASGEKLQCEALIREVKMNVQGVRIMADLHVLPLVGLDLVLGNAWLKSLGRVVHDYHNMTMEFKLGSKKRLWTAIASKEIKSCEAIMFEKLCKGGAHCFAIVVAKEDVMRQVENKGQEGTHDDLELLPEEVKPVLAAHKGVLEVPTALPPPREFDHRIRLVDETKPINVPPYRYAHFQKGEIERQVDEMLKSGLIRPSTSPFSSPVLLVRKKDGTWRFCTDYRALNEATVKDRFPIPTVDEMLDELHGATVFSKLDLRAGYHQIRMNEEDIHKTAFRTHSGHYEYLVMPFGLCNAPSTF, from the coding sequence ATGCAAGAGAGGCAGTCTGTAGAGGAGCCCACGGGCATTTCCAATAGAGCCCGGCTAGAAGTTCTAGAGGATCACACCAACAAGATTACTTCAATTCTTGATGGTGTCACCAACAACTTAGCCGAGCTGCGTGTGGCCATGGAGACCTCTAACAAGGATAACCAGAGGGCCATGGAGAACATAAGAAGAGAGACGAACACCACATTGGAGCGGCTAGAGAGGAGACTAGCCGAGAACCGTCCTGGGACACCACCTCATGGGGGCGATGCATATGCTGAGGGACTGGAAGCCAGTGTAACCGAGTCCATGCATGCGTCGCCAAGGCAAGGTTGGAGGCATGGTGGCCGTGTAGAGAACCGCCAAGGTTACCATGAGAGGTGGATTCCGAATGCTGCTTTTGAGAGGGAGGACCCATTGGCTGGCTATCGGGCTAGGAGCCCTAGTGTTCACCATGAGCACCAGGAATTTGAGCACGAGCAAGGCTATGAGGAGCCTTACCAACATGAACAACCCGGACCATGGAGAAGACAGCATGGTCGTGGCTACCATGGGCCACAATTTGAGAGGGACGACTATGAAGATAGAAGAGGAAACCGATATCAGGATTGGGGACCCAGGCGCCCTAAGGTCGACTTCCCAAAGTATAGCGGTGGTGACCCCTATGAGTGGTTGGACAAGGTCCATCACTACTTTCTGACGTATGACATCCCACGCCATGAGAGGGTGTCCATAGCCTGCTTTTACCTTGAAGGCAAGGCTGGAAAATGGTGGCGTTGGATAAGGGACCAGTACGACAAGGATCATATGAGGCTGGGCTGGACAGCCTTTGAGAAGGAGCTCCTCAGTCAGTTCGGGCCATCACCAGTTGTCAATCACCATGGGCAGCTGGCCAAGCTAAGGCAAGAGGGCAAGGTCCAGCACTATATAGAGGAGTTCAGACAGCTACAGATCATGGTTAGGGGCTGGTCGGAGGAAGCCTTGATAGGCACATTCATTGATGGTTTGAGACCTTGGCTTGCCAAGGAGATCAAACTTAGACAACCCACAAGGCTACCCGAGGTGATGAAGATGGCTGAAATTCTTGAGGAGAGCCATTCTAGTGAGCGGCGCCCAACCAAAGACATGGGGAGCAAGTCTTTCAAGACTGTGCAAACCAAGGTCTCTTGGAAGGGAAGGGACACATCAGCCACCACCTCCAAACCGAGACCGGAGATCAAGAAGCTATCCAGTGAAGAGGTGCAAGAGCGCATCAAGAAGGGGCTGTGTTTTAAGTGCGGAGACAAATGGAGCCCCGGTCACAAGTGCAAGGCAGCTCAGGCCTTGTTTATGTTTGAGGACGAGTCAAGTGATGATGAGTCTGAAAGCAGCCAAGAGGAACCCAGCCAAGAGGAGGAAACCGAGGAAACCGAATCTGGTGGCACAccagaggaggctgagctatcATTGAATGCCATGGCTGGCATTTCTAAACCCACGTCCATGAGGTTGATGGCATGGGTGGGCAAGCATGAAGTGACTTTGCTAGTGGATAGCGGCTCCACACACAACTTCATTAATTCCAGCATTGTGGGCAAGGTTGGACTTAAGCCGAGCCCTATTCCCCCATTTGAAGTGAAGGTGGCAAGTGGAGAAAAGCTGCAATGTGAGGCCCTCATCCGTGAAGTGAAGATGAATGTTCAGGGGGTCCGTATTATGGCAGACTTGCATGTGCTGCCCTTGGTCGGCCTTGACTTAGTCTTGGGGAATGCTTGGCTGAAGAGCCTTGGCAGGGTTGTCCATGACTATcacaacatgaccatggagtttAAACTTGGCTCCAAGAAGCGACTGTGGACAGCCATTGCCAGTAAGGAGATCAAGTCATGCGAGGCCATTATGTTTGAGAAACTTTGCAAAGGCGGGGCACATTGCTTCGCCATCGTGGTGGCCAAAGAGGATGTAATGAGACAAGTCGAGAACAAGGGTCAGGAGGGCACCCATGATGATTTAGAGCTACTGCCCGAGGAAGTCAAGCCTGTCTTAGCAGCCCACAAGGGGGTTCTCGAGGTGCCCACTGCACTTCCACCTCCTAGAGAGTTTGATCACAGAATTCGACTAGTGGATGAAACCAAGCCGATCAACGTGCCACCCTATAGATATGCCCACTTTCAGAAGGGAGAGATTGAACGGCAGGTGGATGAGATGCTGAAGAGTGGCCTAATCCGCCCTAGTACCAGTCCCTTTTCTTCACCAGTGCTGTTGGTGAGGAAGAAGGATGGCACATGGAGGTTCTGTACGGACTATAGGGCCTTGAATGAAGCCACGGTCAAGGACAGATTTCCCATCCCCACTGTcgatgagatgttagatgagCTGCATGGGGCTACGGTGTTCTCAAAGTTAGATCTAAGGGCCGGCTACCATCAGATTCGAATGAATGAGGAAGACATCCATAAGACAGCCTTTAGGACTCACTCAGGCCATTATGAATACCTAGTGATGCCTTTCGGTTTGTGCAATGCTCCATCAACGTTTTAG